One stretch of Candidatus Baltobacteraceae bacterium DNA includes these proteins:
- a CDS encoding D-aminoacylase, which translates to MLDGLGGAAQDCDVYIRDARIDDLRPHSDSHRGYDVIDAAGLTITPGFIDTHSHADNAPFVHENDTMKILQGVTTEVVGNCGFSLAPVSFEWREEHQNMVSAWPHSFAGSSFAELLAETDKLGYMSNYVPLVGHGAIRLAAMGMDNREPTRQEQIRMEVLLEAALDAGAFGMSTGLVYPPGVFSKTDEIVNLAKRLRPHSIYASHIRGEGSTLLEAVAEALQIGESSARRLVLSHHKATGKRNWGATERSLQLIQDARDRGVDVYQDMYPYTAGSTFLSALIPPEFHEGGKKMLLSRLTDRSELQRIQKRLDESPTSGFQNTLFESGYESVLISLTNSRKFEGQTLVEAARSLGRSNFDTLIHILVTEDLSPQMIVFFIDENDIERVMRNKRTAFGSDGAFPGTIGKSHPRTFGTFPRVLSRYVRDKAVLTLEEGVRKMTSLPAEMFHLGEVGQIAPSKLADLVAFDAATISDDLDYRDPVRLPKGIAWVMQSGQVVVKDNQFWGARRGRRFEPK; encoded by the coding sequence GTGCTCGATGGACTGGGTGGCGCCGCGCAGGACTGCGACGTCTATATCCGAGACGCGCGCATTGATGATCTTCGCCCCCATTCGGACAGCCATAGAGGCTACGACGTCATTGATGCTGCGGGGCTAACTATAACTCCAGGCTTCATCGACACCCACTCTCATGCCGATAATGCTCCGTTCGTTCATGAGAACGACACGATGAAGATTCTCCAAGGCGTCACGACAGAAGTTGTCGGCAATTGCGGTTTCAGTCTCGCGCCGGTTTCGTTTGAATGGCGTGAAGAGCATCAGAACATGGTTTCCGCATGGCCGCACAGTTTTGCGGGTTCTTCGTTTGCGGAGCTACTTGCAGAGACCGATAAGCTCGGCTACATGTCCAACTATGTCCCGCTCGTTGGACACGGTGCGATACGGCTGGCAGCGATGGGTATGGACAACCGGGAGCCGACTCGACAAGAGCAAATCCGGATGGAAGTGCTTTTGGAAGCAGCGCTCGATGCGGGCGCATTCGGCATGTCGACCGGCCTCGTCTATCCTCCAGGAGTCTTCTCGAAAACGGACGAGATCGTGAACCTCGCAAAACGTCTTCGACCGCATTCGATTTATGCGTCGCATATTCGAGGCGAAGGTTCAACTCTTTTGGAAGCCGTCGCCGAAGCATTGCAGATTGGAGAGTCCTCAGCGAGGCGCCTCGTTCTCTCTCACCACAAGGCGACAGGCAAGCGGAACTGGGGCGCGACGGAGCGCTCATTACAGCTCATACAAGACGCTCGAGATCGTGGCGTCGACGTCTATCAAGACATGTATCCGTACACGGCCGGCTCAACGTTTCTATCCGCGCTAATACCGCCCGAGTTTCACGAAGGCGGCAAAAAGATGCTGCTGTCGCGTTTAACCGATCGGTCCGAGTTGCAGCGTATTCAAAAGCGTCTTGACGAATCGCCGACAAGCGGTTTTCAAAATACACTATTCGAGTCGGGCTATGAATCCGTGCTGATATCTTTGACCAACAGCAGGAAATTCGAGGGACAAACGTTAGTCGAGGCAGCTCGCAGTTTGGGTAGGTCTAACTTCGATACACTCATCCATATTTTGGTTACAGAAGATCTTTCGCCGCAGATGATCGTGTTCTTCATTGATGAGAACGACATCGAACGCGTAATGCGCAATAAACGCACCGCATTTGGGTCCGATGGAGCGTTTCCGGGAACCATCGGAAAGTCGCATCCGCGAACGTTTGGTACTTTTCCGCGTGTCCTTTCGCGTTATGTCCGCGACAAGGCTGTCCTTACGTTGGAGGAGGGAGTACGCAAAATGACCAGCCTGCCGGCTGAGATGTTCCATCTCGGCGAGGTCGGGCAGATTGCACCTAGTAAGCTGGCCGATCTCGTCGCGTTTGATGCCGCAACGATCTCGGACGATCTCGACTATCGGGATCCCGTACGACTGCCAAAAGGAATCGCTTGGGTCATGCAGAGCGGCCAAGTCGTTGTTAAAGACAATCAATTTTGGGGTGCGCGCCGCGGCCGTCGTTTCGAACCTAAATAG
- a CDS encoding cis-3-hydroxy-L-proline dehydratase: MRISNIQVYRVDLPLNEGAYRFSGGRVAMTFDSTIVRIDTDAGVSGYGEFCPLPAYLPAFPEGARAAIAILAPALIGADPRELGNINRRMDEALRGHGYAKSAIDIACWDILGKSTDLPIVTLLGGRCGEDYALYRAISQESPEAMVRSVKSYRNEGYRKFQLKVGGEPDLDIERISAVAVALAPGDVLVADANGGWTQHEAVRVVDAVRALDVYIEQPCATYEECLAVRSKTDRPFILDEVIDGIAALLRAHADHAMDAINLKISKVGGLTKARQIRDVCISLGIAMTIEDQWGSDIITAAIAHLAHSTPSRLLFSSTDFNSYVTLRTADGAPIRKNGRLAASTAPGLGITVLESIGEPI, from the coding sequence GTGCGCATCAGTAACATTCAAGTCTATCGTGTCGACCTTCCGCTTAACGAAGGCGCCTATCGTTTCTCCGGCGGCCGCGTCGCGATGACGTTCGATTCTACCATCGTCCGGATCGATACCGACGCGGGCGTCTCGGGTTACGGCGAGTTCTGCCCGCTGCCGGCGTATCTACCGGCTTTTCCGGAGGGCGCGCGAGCCGCGATTGCGATATTGGCGCCGGCCCTGATCGGTGCAGATCCGCGAGAACTCGGCAACATCAATCGCCGCATGGACGAAGCACTTCGCGGCCACGGATATGCGAAGTCGGCCATCGACATCGCCTGCTGGGATATCCTCGGGAAGTCAACCGATCTGCCTATAGTCACGCTGCTCGGTGGCCGCTGCGGCGAGGATTATGCACTCTATCGAGCTATTTCGCAAGAGTCGCCGGAAGCGATGGTGCGCAGCGTCAAGTCGTACCGCAACGAAGGGTATCGCAAGTTCCAACTCAAGGTTGGCGGTGAGCCTGATCTCGACATTGAGCGAATCAGCGCTGTCGCGGTGGCACTCGCTCCCGGGGATGTGCTCGTCGCCGACGCCAACGGCGGTTGGACCCAGCATGAAGCAGTCCGCGTGGTCGACGCGGTTCGCGCACTCGATGTTTACATTGAACAGCCTTGCGCCACGTATGAAGAATGCCTTGCGGTACGCAGCAAGACGGACCGGCCCTTCATCCTCGATGAGGTTATCGACGGTATTGCTGCGCTTCTTCGTGCTCACGCAGACCACGCGATGGACGCGATCAACCTCAAGATATCTAAGGTCGGCGGACTCACGAAGGCGCGACAGATCCGCGATGTGTGCATCTCGCTCGGCATCGCGATGACGATCGAAGATCAGTGGGGCAGCGATATTATCACTGCCGCGATCGCACACCTCGCCCACAGCACGCCGTCGCGACTGCTGTTCTCATCGACCGACTTCAACAGCTACGTCACGCTACGGACGGCCGATGGCGCTCCCATTCGAAAAAACGGTCGTCTCGCTGCGTCAACCGCTCCGGGACTCGGCATAACGGTACTGGAGAGTATTGGAGAACCTATTTAG